In the Jatrophihabitans endophyticus genome, one interval contains:
- a CDS encoding chemotaxis protein CheX produces MTAAIEVDVDSLGSITTDVWTSFVAEDAVVLPLDDVPLHALTDVSSRVVIEGDASGCVVVRCDPSSAAALARRLFRLGDSVEPDDEDVADALGEMANIVGGNVKSLGLGDSRLTLPAVGASGEVENGDRLVCAADVIWEDGRAILFVGLPYQP; encoded by the coding sequence ATGACGGCCGCGATCGAGGTCGACGTCGACTCGCTCGGCTCGATCACGACCGATGTGTGGACGAGCTTCGTGGCCGAGGACGCCGTCGTGCTCCCGCTCGACGACGTCCCGCTGCACGCCCTGACCGACGTCTCCAGCCGGGTCGTCATCGAGGGCGACGCCAGTGGCTGCGTCGTGGTGCGCTGCGACCCCAGCTCGGCCGCCGCGCTCGCCCGGCGCCTGTTCCGCCTCGGTGACAGCGTCGAGCCCGACGACGAGGACGTCGCCGACGCCCTCGGCGAGATGGCCAACATCGTCGGCGGCAACGTGAAGTCGCTGGGTCTCGGTGACTCGCGGCTGACGCTGCCCGCGGTCGGCGCCTCCGGCGAGGTCGAGAACGGCGACCGGCTCGTGTGCGCCGCCGATGTCATCTGGGAGGACGGCCGCGCCATCCTCTTCGTCGGTCTGCCCTACCAACCCTGA
- a CDS encoding response regulator: MLALVIDDSRAMRRIVSSILVGAGFETLEAEHGQHALDLLAEGARPELACIDWNMPVLNGLEFVTAVRAQPEHRAMTLMMVTTESEHGQIVRALAAGAHEYLIKPFTADAMLDKLSLLGLLPAGVS, from the coding sequence GTGCTAGCACTCGTCATCGACGATTCCCGCGCCATGCGCCGGATCGTCTCCTCGATCCTCGTCGGCGCCGGTTTCGAGACGCTGGAGGCCGAACACGGCCAGCACGCGCTCGACCTCCTCGCCGAGGGGGCCAGGCCCGAGCTCGCGTGCATCGACTGGAACATGCCGGTCCTGAACGGTCTCGAGTTCGTGACCGCCGTGCGCGCCCAGCCCGAGCACCGCGCCATGACCCTGATGATGGTCACCACCGAGAGCGAGCACGGTCAGATCGTGCGCGCCCTCGCCGCCGGCGCCCACGAGTACCTCATCAAGCCGTTCACCGCCGACGCGATGCTCGACAAGCTGAGCCTGCTCGGCCTCCTGCCGGCCGGTGTGTCATGA
- a CDS encoding flagellar biosynthesis protein FlhA — MKPSRLSQLAVPIGVVSIVVMLVVPMPATLLDILIAGNMTGAVLVVLTSMYVKRPLEFSSFPSLLLIATLLRLALNISATRLVLTDGFAGNVINAFGHFVIGGSLVIGLVIFAILLVIQFVVITNGAGRVAEVGARFTLDAMPGKQMAIDADLNAGLIDEQTARTRRAEIASEADFYGAMDGATRFVKGDAIAAILITFINLIGGFAIGVLEHGIPVSEALSKYSLLSIGDGLVSQIPALLLSVSTGLIVTRSSDSDDMGTVVSRQLGNNRKALQIAGAGALGLCLVPGLPKLPFLLVGGALLFMASKRKAAEAVEAAEAETAATGAQAAPAQSDEDALRAELAVDPLELVLSPDLVSLVSGAGADLLDRVKLLRRSLATELGVVMPPVRTRDNVSLPQSTYAININGVEVARGLAPAGTALAIGDGIDGLPGREAREPVFGVDGKWIPVEMRGQAELLGATVVDRSSLIITHLSEAVRQHASRLLGREDVAAATKALKRTHPVVVEDLTPALLSLGEIQRVLHALLDESVSIRDLVRIFEALSVAAKGGTDPDRLVEAARAALAPALVAGQATAGTLDVLTIEPRLQQTLLESVRPSEGGAQLVIEPGLAELLMSGIAEQFTTHSAQGSKPVLVCAAQIRMPLRRLLRLSLPGMAVLSYPELAASSVSVNALGVIDDVRNLVP; from the coding sequence GTGAAGCCGAGCAGGCTCAGCCAGCTGGCAGTGCCGATCGGCGTCGTGTCGATCGTCGTCATGCTCGTCGTGCCGATGCCGGCGACCCTGCTCGACATCCTCATCGCCGGCAACATGACCGGGGCGGTGCTGGTGGTCCTGACGTCGATGTACGTCAAGCGGCCGCTGGAGTTCTCGAGCTTCCCCTCGCTGCTGCTGATCGCCACCCTGCTGCGGCTCGCGCTCAACATCAGCGCGACCCGACTCGTCCTCACCGACGGGTTCGCCGGCAACGTCATCAACGCCTTCGGCCACTTCGTCATCGGTGGCTCGCTGGTCATCGGCCTGGTGATCTTCGCGATCCTGTTGGTCATCCAGTTCGTCGTCATCACCAACGGCGCCGGCCGCGTCGCCGAGGTCGGCGCCCGCTTCACCCTCGACGCCATGCCCGGCAAGCAGATGGCCATCGACGCCGACCTCAACGCCGGGCTGATCGACGAGCAGACCGCGCGCACCCGCCGCGCCGAGATCGCCTCCGAGGCCGACTTCTACGGCGCGATGGACGGCGCGACGCGCTTCGTCAAGGGTGACGCCATCGCCGCCATCCTCATCACCTTCATCAACCTCATCGGCGGCTTCGCGATCGGGGTCCTGGAACACGGCATCCCGGTGTCCGAGGCGCTGTCGAAGTACAGCCTGCTCTCCATCGGCGACGGTCTGGTCAGTCAGATCCCGGCGCTGCTGCTGAGCGTGTCCACCGGCCTGATCGTCACCCGTTCCAGCGACTCCGACGACATGGGAACGGTCGTCTCCCGCCAGCTCGGCAACAACCGCAAGGCGTTGCAGATCGCCGGCGCCGGCGCCCTCGGGCTCTGCCTGGTGCCCGGGCTGCCCAAGCTGCCGTTCCTGCTGGTCGGCGGGGCCCTGCTGTTCATGGCGAGCAAGCGCAAGGCGGCCGAGGCCGTGGAGGCCGCCGAGGCCGAGACGGCGGCGACCGGCGCGCAGGCCGCTCCGGCGCAGTCCGACGAGGACGCGCTGCGGGCCGAGCTCGCCGTCGACCCGCTCGAACTGGTGCTCTCGCCCGACCTCGTGTCGCTGGTCAGCGGTGCCGGCGCCGACCTGCTCGACCGGGTCAAGCTGCTGCGCCGCAGCCTCGCCACCGAGCTCGGCGTCGTCATGCCGCCGGTGCGCACCCGCGACAACGTCTCGCTGCCGCAGTCGACCTACGCGATCAACATCAACGGTGTCGAGGTGGCCCGCGGGCTCGCCCCGGCGGGCACCGCGCTCGCGATCGGCGACGGCATCGACGGCCTGCCCGGCCGCGAGGCGCGCGAGCCGGTGTTCGGTGTGGACGGCAAGTGGATCCCGGTCGAGATGCGCGGTCAGGCCGAGCTGCTCGGCGCCACCGTCGTCGACCGGTCGTCGCTCATCATCACGCACCTGTCCGAGGCCGTGCGGCAGCACGCGAGCCGGCTGCTCGGCCGCGAGGACGTCGCCGCCGCCACGAAGGCGCTCAAGCGCACCCACCCCGTTGTCGTCGAGGACCTCACGCCGGCGCTGCTCAGCCTGGGCGAGATCCAGCGCGTGCTGCACGCCCTGCTCGACGAGAGCGTGTCGATCCGCGACCTCGTCCGCATCTTCGAGGCGCTGTCGGTGGCGGCCAAGGGCGGCACCGATCCGGACCGGCTCGTCGAGGCCGCCCGCGCCGCCCTCGCCCCGGCCCTCGTCGCCGGGCAGGCGACGGCGGGGACCCTCGACGTGCTCACCATCGAACCGCGGCTGCAGCAGACCCTGCTCGAGTCGGTGCGCCCCAGCGAGGGTGGCGCGCAGCTCGTCATCGAACCCGGCCTGGCCGAGCTGCTCATGAGCGGCATCGCCGAGCAGTTCACCACCCACTCGGCGCAGGGCAGCAAGCCCGTCCTCGTCTGCGCCGCCCAGATCCGTATGCCGCTGCGGCGGCTGCTGCGCCTGTCCCTGCCCGGGATGGCCGTCCTGTCCTACCCCGAGCTGGCCGCCAGCTCGGTGTCCGTCAACGCGCTAGGGGTCATCGATGACGTCCGCAACCTTGTACCGTGA
- a CDS encoding response regulator, with protein MKVIVADDSRVMRQIVIRTLRQSGYKDWDVVEAEDGADALAKVQAENPDLVLSDWNMPNMTGIQFLRALRAAGNNVPFAFVTSEGSEDMRGQAASAGALGLIAKPFTPETFSDVLDTANV; from the coding sequence ATGAAGGTCATCGTCGCCGACGACAGTCGCGTCATGCGACAGATCGTCATCCGGACCCTGCGCCAGTCCGGCTACAAGGACTGGGACGTCGTCGAGGCCGAGGACGGCGCCGACGCGCTGGCCAAGGTCCAGGCGGAGAACCCCGATCTCGTGCTGTCGGACTGGAACATGCCGAACATGACCGGCATCCAGTTCCTGCGCGCCCTGCGCGCGGCGGGCAACAACGTGCCGTTCGCGTTCGTGACCTCGGAGGGCTCCGAGGACATGCGCGGTCAGGCCGCGTCCGCGGGCGCCCTCGGCCTGATCGCGAAGCCGTTCACGCCCGAGACGTTCAGCGACGTCCTCGACACGGCGAACGTCTGA